The DNA sequence GGCCCCGGAGATCTCCACGACCTCCAACAGGTGCGGGAAATCCTCCTGCAGGCTGTCCTGGCTGTGGATGCCGATCAGCATGTCCAGCTTGCGGTCCATGGCCTGCAAGGCGCTTATGAGGGCCTCGTTGACGCCTGCGGCCTTGAGGTCCATCGAGGACACCGAGGTGCTGGTGATGGGCGCCTCGCGAAACAGCTGAAGCTCCTTCCCGGAGGAGAGGAAGCGCATGCGACCGTGCAGATTGGTCGGGATGCGCAGGAAGGTGCGTTGCTCCTCATCCATGGCCGGCCTCCCGGAAGGGGTTACAGATAGCCGTTCTCCAACTGGGTTTCCATGGCCTTCACCGGGCAGACCTTCACGCACAGGCCGCAGGCCACGCACTTCTCGGAGTCGAAGCGCACCTTCCAGGTGGCGCGGTCGATCTCCAGGGCGCGCGGGCGGCACAGGGCGGTGCATACGCCGCAGTGGACGCAGGAGTCCTCGTCCTTGCGGACTGTCTGGGCCACTGGGGTTATGGTCAGCCCGTGCTCGCGCAGGTAGGCCAGGCCGTCGTTGACGGCAGGCTCCAGGCCGTTGATCTCAAGGACCATCTCGCCCACCTCGCGGGGGTTGATCTGGGCCTTGATGATGTTGAAGCACAGGTCGAAAAGCTTGATGATGTTGCAGACAACCGGCTTGCCGGAGGAATCCGG is a window from the Fundidesulfovibrio putealis DSM 16056 genome containing:
- a CDS encoding PilZ domain-containing protein — translated: MDEEQRTFLRIPTNLHGRMRFLSSGKELQLFREAPITSTSVSSMDLKAAGVNEALISALQAMDRKLDMLIGIHSQDSLQEDFPHLLEVVEISGAGVKIACAYPLTIGQHVEVVITMTQLPVRLAGALARVVREETLDGRQIWALDFTRIRDRDLETIVQFVFQTQRDELRVKKWEQHS
- a CDS encoding NIL domain-containing protein, which encodes MNEVRKIVHLSFPPDSSGKPVVCNIIKLFDLCFNIIKAQINPREVGEMVLEINGLEPAVNDGLAYLREHGLTITPVAQTVRKDEDSCVHCGVCTALCRPRALEIDRATWKVRFDSEKCVACGLCVKVCPVKAMETQLENGYL